The stretch of DNA GGGGATATCGTATTTGCCCATGTATTCGCGGCGATTTTCCTCAATGAGGTCGGCAACGGCGACGATTTCGACGTTGTCCAGGGTTTCAATGGCATCGCAGTGAGATCGGGCAATGCCGCCCAGGCCGATAATTCCAACTTTTAAGTTGTCCATTGTGATTGCTCCTTTTTTAAAACCATCTGATGACGGCACCGATAATGTTTTTGTCTTCACCGTTGAGGATATCGCGATAGAGCTTCGGTGCATCTGAAGACGCGACCTCATGGGTGATGGTGTGATGCCAGGGAAGAACGCCAGTGCCCATGTTTTTGATGACGGCGCGACGGCAAGGGGCTTCGCCATCGTTGCAGGGATAGTACATGGTGAGGCGTTTCCCGTGGGGCGGTAAGAAATTGTAAGAGATGGGGTGGCGGCCGTAGTTGCCCTGAAGGATGAAGGTTCCATGGGTACGGCAAAGGGCGATGGCCGGGTCAATGCAGGCGGGTATGCCCGTGCATTCGAAGACGACGTCGGCACCGTCGGGGGCGATGTCGCGGACAGCTTCAGCGTCCTGGATGAGGTGATCGGCGCCGAGTTTTTGCGCGATGTCGAGGCGGTTAGCCTCCAGGTCTATGGCAATGACTTCACAGCCCCGGTGGCTGCATGCAGCGACGACGCCCAGTCCGACGAGGCCACAGCCGTACACGACAACGCGGTCGCCCATTCGGGGGTTGGCCATATCCACGCCGTTGAGGCCTACGGCGGGCATGACAAATAAGCTGGCGGCGGCTTCATCAACGTCAGCGGGCAAGTGGGCGACAAAGGCTCGCGGTCCCTGCGTGTCCAGGACTGCGGCAGAGGTATGCGCGCCCTGGCTGGCAGAGACTTTCTGACCTGATGTAGCGAGGGAGAAGACGCGGTTCCAGCGGTAATAGACGCGGTCGCCAACAGCGAAACCGGTTGCGTCTTTGCCGACGTGTTCGACGGTGCCGACGGCCTGATACCCCGTACACAGGGGATAGGGACCGTAGTCGAGCTTGCGGGTGATGGCGGCAAATTCAGTGCCGATACTGACGCCGGAATACCGGGTTTGTACTGCGATTTGATCGGGGCGTGGATCGGGAAGGACGATGTTTTCGCAGGCAAAGGTGGGCCCCTCATGGGTGATGAGTGCTGTGGCTTGCATGTTTTAGCCTTTTCTTTTACGGTTTGAGGTATTTGCCGGGGAGGCGAGATCCCTCGTATTTTTGATCGGGGTCGCGGTTGGCTATGACTTCGGGGATATCCCCTTCCCAGTAGTCTGGTACGTCAATGGTGGGGCGTCTGTGCCAGGCGAGAATCAGGGTTCTGCGCTCGTCTGTGTAATTTCTTCCGGCAGAGTGCAGGATGCGGGCATCGCCCAGAACCAGCGAGCGTGCAGAGACGGGTACGTTGACTTCATCCGGGTGGTCGCTGAACATGATGGGATGCGTTTCTTCTATAAATCGTGCGCCCTGTTCGTGTGCGGGCACCAGTTGGTCGTGGAGTGGTATGCGCTTCGGGATCGGGTGAGCCGTCGGGAAGGGAGTAGCCGCGACGGGCCTTCCAGGAGNNNNNNNNNNGGCGGGCGCCAGTTGGTCGTGGGGGGGGATGCGCTTGAGGTGGGTGCCGGGGATGACTTTCAAGCAGCCGTTTTCCACTGCGGTATCGGTTAGAGAATAGTTTAGAAATATGATCTGCGGCCAGGGTGAGCAACTGATGGGATCGTTCCATTGCATCCAGTCCTGGTGCCAGTAGAGCGGTGGACCTTTGGGTTCTTTGGTGAGGATGATGATGCCGCCACCGGTTTGGAAATCTCCGAAGCCCAGTTGTTCGAGTGCCCGCCGCGATGGTTCCCATTCCAGCAGTTTTTGGATGCTCGGATTGTCTTCACCACGCACATTCACGTGTTGACCCTGATATCTAAATTCCTCATGCTCAATGTGATTGGCAATTAACCGCTCGGATTCTTCGCGCAGTTCTTCGAGGAACTCGTCGGTCAAAATATCGTCTATGACGCAGTACCCATCGCGGAGCATGTTTTCCCGCGTTTTCAGGGCTGTTTCAGGTGTCATGTTATGCTCCTCTTTTCTAACCCTTTGCCAAATCAGTGGATAATGTCAGCAAAATAGTTTAATGCAAAGGTGTTGTCAAGGTATCGTATCCGAGAGCAAAAACTTGAGTTTTGATTTTCTGGACGGGGTTCGTTATTTTGTCTGAAAATGATGGGAAGACTCATGATTGATAAAGAGAAATTTGCCATGTGCGTTTCTCGGGTTTTAAATCCCGTGTTTGTGCTGGGGGTTGTGATTGTGCTGGTATCCCTTGAGGCGTCTGGTTCGGGTACCTGGATTGTATTGTGTGTTTTGGTCGCGCTGTTTTTTAGTGTTTTCGCGCCCTGGGGTGTGGTATTGTACATGCGTCGTCGAGGTGAGATTAGCGAGTTGTTTATTCCAGAACGCCGCGACCGACTGCGACCGCTTTTATTTTATTGCGCGAGTTCCTGGGTGGGTGTTGGTATTCTTTATCTCATACACTCGCCGCCTGTGATATATGCGCTGATGGTCTGTGTCGCCGTTCTGAGCACTGTCGCGTTTTTGATAACGATGCAGTGGAAAATTAGCTTACACGCTATGGGGCTTTGGGCTGCCTGTGGTGTGGTAGTCGCGCTCTATGGTAGCTGGTGGGCTGTTGTTCCCGCAGGACTGGTTTCGTGGGCACGGTTCGTATTACAGGCTCATTCTGTATCTCAGATTTTGGTGGGTAGTGTTGTGGGAGCCGGGGTTGCGTTTCTCATTTTTGGCTATATGCTCAATACATGAATTGGAGGAATTATGAAGATCAAGTCCATTGAAGCTGTGAATGTTTCCATTCCACAACAGAAACCGATAACGCCCGCCCGCCGTTCGAGTTGGCGGCATTCGTCACCGATTGGCCTGCCGATGAATAAATATCCGGAGTTTCCGCCAGATGTACCGAGCAAGTCGCCGGGTATTGGCGGGCGGGGCGTATGGGTTAAAATAACGGCTGAGGATGGCACATGGGGCCTGGGCAGAACGGGATTTGGCGAACCGGTTGCCGCATTGATCGATGCTTTTTACGCGCCACTATTGGAGGGACGAGATTGTTTTGCGACAGAGCATCTCAACGATATGATGTGGCGGGCTTCCAAAAGGCACGGGTCGCTGGGGTTGTCCGCTTGCGCGCAGAGTGCAATTGATCTGGCTCTGTGGGATTTGAAGGGAAAGTTGCTCGATCAGCCTGTTTACAGATTGCTTGGGGGACCATCCCGCGAGAAGATTCGGTGTTATTGTACAGGCGATGATCTCGATTGGTCGATTGAGCTTGGGTTTGAGGCGTTTAAAATTACGAATCCCGTGCATTACGAGCAGGGTATCACGGGTATAAATATTATGGAGGAAAAGGTCGCCCTGGCGCGAGAAACTGTGGGCGTGAATGCCGAGTTGATGATCAATCCCGTGATGGCTTACGATGTGGAATTTGCTATTCGTCTTGGGGAAAGGCTCAGACCCTACGAATTGAAATGGATGGAAGAGCCGCTATTTCCAGAAGACCTCGAAGGGCATATTCAATTGAAAAAAGCCATGACCTGGATTCCCATTGCAACGGGTGAGGATCACCACACGCGGATTCCGTTTCGCCAACTCGTGGAAAATCGCTGTGTGGATGTCGTGCAACCCGATTTGCACTGGTGCGGAGGGATGACCGAGGCTGTGAAGATTCATCACATTGCAGAAGCCGCCGGTATTAAGAGCAGTCCGCACGGGGGCTGTAATTCGGCTTATGGACAGCATTTTTGCTATGCGATGCCCGAGTGTACCTTGTGTGAATTTCATTTGAGTACACCCGTGGGGGTGCCCCTGGAAGAAGTCGCGCGGATGCCGGGCGTGCCCGTGCCCAAAGATGGCTATCTGGTGCCGTCGGATGCGCCGGGATTTGGAATGGATATTGCCGAAGAATGGATTACACCCTGGGATCACGGGCGTTTAAGCACGGGTGGCGAGCATGTGATTTTATAAAAAAGAAGAGCGGGCAAAACCTCCACCCGCTCAAATTTATTCGCTGTGCATTTACAGATTACTTTTCAAAATAAAGTCCTACGCCCCACAAGCGGCCACCGAAGAAATTGCGTCCGGCAACAGGGATGCGCACCGAGGCTTCAATACTCACATTTTGGTGCACATTAATGAACACTGTGGGGGCAAGATACGTGATGCCTATATCGTCATTCCCCCTGCTGCCTTCTGCGCCAGCGATGCCTTCTAATTTGAGCGCGAGGAGGAGTATGTCGGTGGGAGTGACACCGACTTCAGCATTGTAAATTATCTCTTCACCAGGGTTAAATCCGCTGGTACTGTTTTCCATGCGGAAACGATACCCCAGGTCGAGATTGGCGTAAACGGGAGCGGGATAGAAAGACCGTCCCAATTGCAGAATCAAGTCAATATCTGATTGGCCCGATCCCACGGACATGCCCTCATTTTTATACGTACCTGCGGGGTCTTGCCCATCGTCATAAGCACCTGTTGGGGCTTTGAATCCCAATTTGAGGGTTGCCACAACATCTTGTTGCACGAGGTTGATTTTGGCAAATCCGCGAACGTCTCCAATACCCGATGCGTCCAGAGCAATAAAACCTGGAAAATTAAAATTGTCGTGATCATATTTATTGCTGATAAAGGGGATTTGTAAGCCGATGTCAACGCGGTCGTTTATGCCGTAAAAAAAGTCGAGATATACTGACCGTGAATTATATACAGCTGCTGCAGCGGCTGGTCCAAATCCACCTGTATTTCCTGCTGCGTCATATCTTTCTGAGGTCGATGTAATTAAGGTTGTAATTTTGCCCCAAAAATGGCCCTTTTGCAGTGTCCAGGCACCTGCATAAGCAGTATGCGGTAAAAGGACACAGAGGGCGATGGCGAGAAGGAATTTTATACA from Gemmatimonadota bacterium encodes:
- a CDS encoding phytanoyl-CoA dioxygenase family protein yields the protein MTPETALKTRENMLRDGYCVIDDILTDEFLEELREESERLIANHIEHEEFRYQGQHVNVRGEDNPSIQKLLEWEPSRRALEQLGFGDFQTGGGIIILTKEPKGPPLYWHQDWMQWNDPISCSPWPQIIFLNYSLTDTAVENGCLKVIPGTHLKRIPPHDQLAPA
- a CDS encoding mandelate racemase/muconate lactonizing enzyme family protein; its protein translation is MKIKSIEAVNVSIPQQKPITPARRSSWRHSSPIGLPMNKYPEFPPDVPSKSPGIGGRGVWVKITAEDGTWGLGRTGFGEPVAALIDAFYAPLLEGRDCFATEHLNDMMWRASKRHGSLGLSACAQSAIDLALWDLKGKLLDQPVYRLLGGPSREKIRCYCTGDDLDWSIELGFEAFKITNPVHYEQGITGINIMEEKVALARETVGVNAELMINPVMAYDVEFAIRLGERLRPYELKWMEEPLFPEDLEGHIQLKKAMTWIPIATGEDHHTRIPFRQLVENRCVDVVQPDLHWCGGMTEAVKIHHIAEAAGIKSSPHGGCNSAYGQHFCYAMPECTLCEFHLSTPVGVPLEEVARMPGVPVPKDGYLVPSDAPGFGMDIAEEWITPWDHGRLSTGGEHVIL
- a CDS encoding zinc-binding alcohol dehydrogenase yields the protein MQATALITHEGPTFACENIVLPDPRPDQIAVQTRYSGVSIGTEFAAITRKLDYGPYPLCTGYQAVGTVEHVGKDATGFAVGDRVYYRWNRVFSLATSGQKVSASQGAHTSAAVLDTQGPRAFVAHLPADVDEAAASLFVMPAVGLNGVDMANPRMGDRVVVYGCGLVGLGVVAACSHRGCEVIAIDLEANRLDIAQKLGADHLIQDAEAVRDIAPDGADVVFECTGIPACIDPAIALCRTHGTFILQGNYGRHPISYNFLPPHGKRLTMYYPCNDGEAPCRRAVIKNMGTGVLPWHHTITHEVASSDAPKLYRDILNGEDKNIIGAVIRWF